One genomic region from Lycorma delicatula isolate Av1 chromosome 9, ASM4794821v1, whole genome shotgun sequence encodes:
- the LOC142330462 gene encoding ATP-dependent RNA helicase DDX54-like isoform X1, whose product MAQIIGSSGNGFGDEESENDQFPNANKTKNLKKLGGFHTFAISLPLIKGIQKKGYKTPTPIQRKRMKNSSSGAVE is encoded by the exons ATGGCACAGATTATTGGTAGCAGTGGCAATGGTTTTGGTGATGAGGAATCTGAAAACGACCAGTTTCCAAatgcaaacaaaacaaaaaatctaaaaaagttagGAGGATTTCATACATTTGCTATTAGTTTACCTCTAATTAAAGGTATTCAGAAGAAAGGCTACAAAACTCCTACACCTATTCAAAGAAag CGCATGAAAAATTCATCAAGTGGAGCAGTTGAATAA
- the LOC142330462 gene encoding ATP-dependent RNA helicase DDX54-like isoform X2, whose protein sequence is MAQIIGSSGNGFGDEESENDQFPNANKTKNLKKLGGFHTFAISLPLIKGIQKKGYKTPTPIQRKEF, encoded by the exons ATGGCACAGATTATTGGTAGCAGTGGCAATGGTTTTGGTGATGAGGAATCTGAAAACGACCAGTTTCCAAatgcaaacaaaacaaaaaatctaaaaaagttagGAGGATTTCATACATTTGCTATTAGTTTACCTCTAATTAAAGGTATTCAGAAGAAAGGCTACAAAACTCCTACACCTATTCAAAGAAag gaattttaa